The following proteins come from a genomic window of Nycticebus coucang isolate mNycCou1 chromosome 11, mNycCou1.pri, whole genome shotgun sequence:
- the LOC128598842 gene encoding 40S ribosomal protein S15a-like, with translation MVRMNVLADALKSINNAEKRGKCQVLIRPCSKVILRFLTVMMKHGYIGEFEIIDDHRARKIVVNLTGRLNKCGVISPRFDVQLKDLEKWQNNLLPSRQFGFIVLTTSAGIMDHQEARRKHTGAKILGFFF, from the coding sequence ATGGTGCGCATGAATGTCCTAGCTGATGCTCTTAAGAGCATCAACAATGCCGAAAAGAGAGGCAAATGCCAGGTTCTTATAAGGCCATGCTCCAAAGTCATCCTCCGGTTTCTAACTGTGATGATGAAGCATGGTTACATTGGCGAATTTGAAATCATCGATGATCACAGAGCTCGGAAAATTGTTGTGAACCTCACAGGCAGGTTAAACAAGTGTGGAGTGATCAGCCCAAGGTTTGATGTGCAactcaaagatctagaaaaatggcagaataaTCTGCTCCCATCCCGCCAGTTTGGTTTCATTGTACTGACAACTTCAGCTGGCATCATGGACCACCAAGAAGCAAGGAGAAAACACACAGGAGCGAAAATCCTGGGATTCTTTTTCTAG